The Alosa sapidissima isolate fAloSap1 chromosome 8, fAloSap1.pri, whole genome shotgun sequence genome segment ACATCCCTTCCCCCGACACTCTCCTCCCATTAGTTCTTCACTGCCTCCCAGCCCTTCCCCTGGAGTAGCCTGCTTCCCTCTGGCTTGTTCTTTCAGGTGTTTGAGtcagtggaggaggtggagcagATCGAAACGGAGCCAAGGGTGGACGAGCCCATCAAGCAGGTGCCCAAGGTGCCCAATGGGGCGCTCCAGAATGGCACCAGCTCGCCGGACTCGGGCCACCCATCCTCCCGGAACTTCTCCGTGGCTTCGGCCCTCTCGGACTCGCTGAGTACAGAGGACAGCGGCGTGCATGAGCCCGGCCCCAGAAGCACCAGTGCTGCCCAGCCAATGGCCGCGTTGGCACCCCTGGGTTCCTCTGTTGGCGCTGAGGCCGAAACCCAGCTGAGTGAAAGTGAAGAGCAAGTACAGGAATCGCAGAGAGCAGCGAAGGGGAAGGAGACAGTaaaagaagagaaggaagaAGCAGATATGACCTCAGACGAGGGGAAAGTGGTAGAAATGGAGGACAGTGATGCCAAATCAAAAGAAACAAAGAAGGAagaggggtcaaaggtcaaagatAGTGCCATGGAGAGGAAGGCTCTGGTGACACaggagagaaaaatagaatcaGTCAAGGAAGAGGCTGAGGAACCAAAAGCTGTTGAAGATATAGAATATATCAAAGAACAAGCAGAGGAACCAAAAGCTGTTGAAGAGAAAGAATCTGTTAAAGAAGAGGTTGAGGAACCAAATGCTGTTGAAGAGAAAGAATCCCTCAAAGAAGATGCTGAGAAACCAAAAGCTGTTGAAGAGCTCGCCAAAcctgcagagacagagagggaaagagagagagagggaagcatGACGGCAGACACAGGAGCTGAAGTAACGGTGACAGAGACAGGTGAACACAAAGACCCAATGGAGGCTACAGGAACAATGGATCTCAGCAGTGAGCAGGGGGATGTTACAGTCGAGTCAAGGATAAAAGATGAAAGAACATCAGAGTTAGAGAAAAACGCTCCAATACAAGAGGATGAGATATTGACAGGAACATCTACTGAAACTAAACAGGACATGACATTAGAGACAGCTAATGAAACAGAAGAGGATGTATCCTCTGTAGCAGAGGACTTTGAAATAAAAGAGGACAAAACATCAGACGCAGAAAAAGAAATGATatcggagagagaggagacctGTATACCCATCAAGACGGAGGCAGAGTCCTTAGAAAGTAAGTCTGTGGACACAGAGGTCACAGGAATAAAAGAAGATACACCACTTATAACTGTGTCTAGAGAGGACGGTGAGCCTGTAGAGGTACGGGAGGCTAGCAAACTGACAACAAAGACTGCGGTTGATGACACAGAGAATAAGATGCCGGCAGCACAAGACAATGCAGACTCAAGGGGAGACATGGCAACAAGCTGTGAGGCTAAATCAGACAGCGATGGAGATGCCTCCATTTTAAAAGAAGCCATAGGAACACGGGAAGGTACAATGTCAGATTCACCAAAGTCAGACAGAGAAGAACAGGAAATGACATCAGGTGTGGTGACAGGCAAGCCAAAGGGGGCAGTCACAAAGGAGTCATTGGGTGCATGTGATGAAAAGGCCATAAGAGAAGATGTGGAGGAAACAAAGGATGCTGGGATGTCAGAGAGCACACCCCCTCCTCTCGAATTACCAGCCCCAGCATCAGTGGCAAAGGCTGCAGCGTCCAGAGTGCTGGAGGTGGTCAGGAGTCGTCAGCCAGAGGTAACCCCAGCTGCCCCAGACTCGGACGACTCTCCCACAGCCATCGAGATGGAGGACATACCCATGGCAAGGGTGCCCAAGGCGTCCTGGGAAGCCAAGCCCACGTCTGAAGGCACAGAGCACCAGGCAGAGGGGAGCGACGTGGTGGCCCTGGCGCTGAGAATGGAGGAGGGCCGCCAGCACAGTCCAGAGGGCACAGCGTCGGCCCTGCGCGAGGAGCGGGAGATGGAGAGTTTCTACCCCCCCTTTGACTCCCTCACTGTGTCAGCCGAGAAGACTGCGGCCACCTCTCCAGTGTCTTCCATTGGAACTACTTACTCTGTAAGCAGTCTGTTTTACCCTGCCTTCATTCGCATCCATTATGTCGAATAAGACAAAGTACATGAAATGTTTAGTTAATAAAACAGTATGTACATACATGGTACAGTATGTAGTAAATaatagtatatactgtatgtatgtgtttgaatTGTCATGAATGTGTTAGACATTGCAACATTAGTTGGATGATTGGATTACTCCATCTTTTGTGTTGTGCAGCAAGAGCTTTTGGATATGTACACTCTCAATCTTCACCGCATTGATAAGGATGTCCAGCGATGTGACAGGAATTACTGGTACTTCACCCCAGCAAACCTTGAGAAACTCCGTAACATCATGTGCAGGTAAACAGCACCCCACGTTATTGCCTTCTCTGAAAGCTTGATTTTTTCAGAAATTACAACACTTTTGGACCACCCAGCTCAATATCCCTATTATTCTGACAGACCACTTTGGAACTAGGACACAGAACAAGCCCACAAATAAAATCAACTGTCTCATCAGACTGTGGCCTTTCTTCTCACTTTTCTGTTCTAAAACGTAATTTCGCTACATCTGTGTTCTGCAAAGCAATACCCATATATTCCACCTATGTGCTGGTGCCAAGTGGCAGGCAGTGTTTGGATGAGATAGCCTGACCTCTGTTGCTCTGTGCAGTTACATTTGGCAGCACCTGGAGATTGGATATGTGCAGGGTATGTGTGACCTGCTGGCCCCACTGCTGGTCATCCTGGACGACGGTGAGTCTCATTTCCTCTTGActgccttctctgtctctctctctgtctctctctctctctccatctctccttctccttttctctcattTCCTCCTCCTTTTTAATAGCCCACTATTGTGAGAGTAAAAAGGGCAATGATTCAAGAACAAAAATGTCAGAGAGCTGTACAGTATCTCTGATCTTTCTGGCCTGTAATGCTTGACTGTCTTGTTAGTCTCGgtctaacacacacgcacacatacattctgATGTTCTTATCCTCTTTTTTATCCTTAATCACCTGTGCTGTCTGAAGCTCTGTTTGTGTGGCTTCTCTCTCAGAGGCGTTGGCCTACAGCTGTTTCACAGAGCTCATGAAGAGGATGAACCAGAACTTTCCACATGGTGGGGCAATGGACACTCACTTCGCCAACATGAGATCGCTGATTCAGGTGTGACATTTTaacttttttacttttatttttaaactatttaccacAAAACTGAATTCCCAATTCAATTGAGtcttaacacaaacacaaagatgtTTGATGCTTAATCTGTAGTTTGATATGCTCTATTCATAGTCCACCAGACAGCACACAAATGAAACTCTTTGATTGTATTCTGCGAAAGCTGCACCTGTTCCTTCAGTTCAGCTTCATCTGTTAGAAGCAGACCGTTTTTAAAATGAAACATCCCACATGTTGGAATTGCTAGTTGTATATCAAAGGTCAAGCTGTTCAAACTAGCCGACAACCCTCACCTCCTCGTGTCCCCCTCCTCCGCCGCCCTCTCCCCTGTCCCCCCCATGCAGATCCTGGACTCGGAGCTCTTTGAGCTCATGCACCAGAATGGAGATTACACCCACTTCTACTTCTGCTACCGCTGGTTCCTGCTCGACTTCAAAAGAGGTAATGACGCCCTGCCAGACGCCTGTCTGTATGAAAGAAAACTGCCACTTATAATGAGGGGGAAACTCTTCCTGTCTtcaaagctctgtgtgtgtgtgtgtgtgtgtgtgtgtgtgtgtgtgtgtgtgtgtgtgtgtgtgtgtgtgtgtggagcatgaATCTCCACTTTTTAAGCAGGAAGTAAAGATCTGGTGTAGAAATTCTGAAATGAGAGTACTGAGCTAAAGACATTTTTGGAAAGTGTTTGGCGGGGACCTTTGAGTGAAAAAGCTGACAAAAGTTCCAGTTTAATATGCATTCCACGTGTACACACATATGGCTGTGTGCACTCTGAGGTGTTTTCTTTCCCGTCTTAGCTATGTTAGTTTCATTTCATCAAAAGATTGCCAACAAAGACAGTGCTCTTGTTTTGCTCttgtcatgtaggcctatggcaactcagagacacacagaaacatcgCAAAGACCTATCATGCTggggggtgcgtttcccaaaaccatagttgctaactaagttagcaagtAAACACCTTTGCTAACTAaattagcaactttgttggttgcaatgcaatttcccattataATTCTCAACTATAATTTTGCCAGCAGTCAACAAAAATCACTAACTCACATTTGAGGATGATCAATTTCACAGCAAAATCCATTAATTCCCATTATATTTATTTCTGAATAAAACTGTGAGAattaagtatagtatagtataggtatatatactcttttgatccagtgagggaaatttggtctctatcCCAGTATCTCTactttatcccaatccgtgaattagtgaaacacactcagcacacagtgaggtgaagcactaatccccaaccagtaggccatggctgccctaaATTAATGGATTATGCAGGTTGtactgttataaaaaaaaaaactggtttTATGCTGTTGTAACCTGCCATGTCAAACTTTAATGAATGAGTCTGAATCTGAAGCCTATTAAAGCCTCTACCCCAAGGACTGGATCAGAGCGGACACAGAAGAACATCTTAACATGCCCCTGTTAATGTCAATTTTGACTTAAACTTCACATGCATTGCAGATGTGTCTATTTGTAGCTATTAAAGAAAGCAGAAGTGCAACTTCACAATGGCTgaaagcttctctctctctctctccttctttctctataTTCTTTGTGGTGAACATCAGAGCTGGTCTATGATGACGTGTTCTCTGTGTGGGAGACCATCTGGGCGGCCAAGTACGTCTCGTCCAGCCACTTTGTGCTCTTCATCGCCCTGGCTCTCGTGGAGATCTACAGAGACATCATTCTGGAGAACAACATGGACTTCACAGACATCATCAAGTTCTTCAATGGTATGGTGTTGGATGAAACTACAATATACAATGACAATGAAAATGGAAATTACAATACATGACccccaacatacagtacaccttTGGCTACGTTTATGTCTGCCACAGCTTGcaacatttgtgtgtgaatttgaAGCATATGCAGTCCAACCAATGCTATTTGAGAAATATTAAGTTGTTAATGTTTTTTCTTCTTGTCGTCATACAGAAATGGCGGAGCACCACAACATCAAGCAGATTCTGACTCTAGCAAgggacctggtgtgccaagtccAGACTCTTATAGAAAACAAGTAACTCAGAGCcagtaatctctctctctctctctgtcttttaaaAGAAGCTTCCCACTGTCCCTTGCTGCATCTCACAAACAGGAGTCTCTCAGACTTCTTAGGCCTTAAGCAATGGAAACCTCACAATGGAAGAACTGAAGGGTCCTCTTCTGTTTCTTCCATGTACCTTATAGTACCACTACAGCATTTTCCTAGACAGTGTGAAACCCTCCATCATGGTTGACAATTACAACTCACCATTGCTCCCTGCTGACAGTCATGATTTTAGTATTTTGGTCTATGTTTTTGGATGGTCTTTGGTGataatgacgatgatgatgaggcTCAATTATTTGTGTTCTCTTTGATAGAACAGCTCCAGTTAGGGTTCTGTGTCTACACTCTGTTGACACTCAGTGTTTGCAGGCAGTGGAtcctcagtgtttgtgtgtgtgtgtgtcgttgtgtAGGGGTTTAGAGCTTCTTTGAACAGtctttgtttgtgcatgtgtgtgtgtgtgcgtgatcaACATGCTAAATGCAAGGTCAGTCAGTTTGTTAGGCATCGGTTCGTTTTACTCTTCGCTTTGATGTTCAACAGACAATAggtaatatactgtatgtttgctcTGAATTAATGATATGACAATGTCTGCATACAGATGGACCTCTAGATACAGAGGACATACAGAAGCTTGATTCATCACACATCAATTATTTCACTCGTGTATTCCAGAGGAAGTTTGGTAGAATGCCAACTGCATCATCAGCATCTTAAATtttactgtagacacacacacaagtcaattTGCACAGTTCTACCTGCCATATATCATTATTTACACTATAGGAGCAGTGGGAGGCCATCAGTTGGTTGGCCAGGATTCAGTTCCCAAACTTGCCATTAAGAGTCTGGGTTGCTTTGGATAagagtgtctgctaaatgccaGTCACCTTGACCTTCACATATCATACATCAGCAGTATAACAGAACAATCTACCAAATCCAACACAATAAGCATACATACATGTCTTTCAGAAGAATTCCCTTGCATATATCTGTGCCATTGTATCTTTTTTAGACTTAATGCCATTCAAAGGAAAGAAACAGTCAGTTAAAGGTGCTGGTATTGCACCTACGTCTGTGGATCAGGGAAGAAAATGTCCAAAGGAATTGTGTATAAGTTGAAACCACATCAGCGTACTCCATTGTATGTGCCTATTTCAAATATATCTCTGAACAGATGtccactgtaagtgtgtgtgtgtgtgtgtgtgtgctagggattgaatgtgtatctgtgtatgtgtgtgtaagttcaAGGGAGTGCCAAAGTAGaggtaaattaaaaaaatatatagtgctTCATTTATATAGATATATTTAGTGTACATCCAGAGAAATATATAGAAGTTACTTGGGTGAAAAAAGAAGCAGAAATTCTGGCCAGTGCTTTCATTTACTTTCATTACTCTGTGATGTATTGTATATTATGCAAACTGCATTGCTCACAGATGATCTGGTAGCGGCTCCTCTAGTCTTTTCTGCCTAGATCCTTTGTATGAGACTCCCCAAATGCTGTCAAAGGGGCATTTCTAAAATCTTAGCTTTATATTGTATACCCTTTCAGCTTTCTATTTTTACTATACTGCTGAGTACAATGCTTCGTGGAGAATAATTATTAACCTGTTTGGAAACACACTACTGaacatgtgattgtgtgtatgtgtacatgtgtgtgtatatgttgcaCACTCCAGAACACCAGCCATGATAACATACATCACAGGTATAATTCTATGGACCATTCGTCTTATTCAGGTGGGGGCCAttgtaaaccaaaacgaggctacagggtacacaaaccataggattgttgtgTTCTATGCATTTGCCAGTAGGTGGCAAAAATGCATTAATGATGTAGtcagtgtaccctgtagcctcgctTTGGTTTACACAATGGCCGCCGCATAAATATGGCGAATTCCACCCTACAGTATGTCTCAGAGCTTGAAATGTCACTGGTTCTACAGTCATTGCTTAATCTTTGGGTGTAGATGTCAGGCAATGAATATTGATTGTTCTTTGTGATAGCAAGCTGCTACATGTTACcatagtgagagagaaaaaaagtatttGTACATTGTGTCTTTTaatttataatttatttatttacatgcttatttatttatttatttgtttgtttctgctttTGTATGTAAAGCTATATTTGTTATATTGTGGTTGATTATTGATATATCACAGTCAGATCCTATATATCTTAATGGTCTATGTgtttatataaaaaatatataataaaatgGAATTGTTCTATTTTTTCCAATGCCGTTGGTGGGGGCATTTTTGCAGGTGCAATTTTTCCAAAACAATGGGCAAAAATAACACACCTTTTCtatttgtttacatgtacatgtatttgGAGTACTTCTGTGGAAAAGTTAGCTATCATTCAGTTCTAGATCATTCAGTAGATCAGTAGAACATTCAGTTCTAGATCATTCAGTGTTCTTCATCAGACAGTAGAGGATGCTGCTGAGCAAAGCTGAACAGAAATGTACCTTAAGAGGCTTAAAAGTTCAATCCTACAACTCTCATGGGCACTTCAAGTTCTTGCTTTATGTTGACTTTTTCTCAATATCtttcacacagatgcacacaacaCTGTGTTGTATAATTATAAATGCTCTCCGTACCTGGGGTTACACTGATATTATCATTATTAACatgaattaacattaacatgaaaTACTATTTTCTATGAACAATCAATACATCAGCCTTGAGAGGAAGGCCATCAGGTAGCACCATGTGctaaagttctctctctctgtgtacccTACTCATCTTATTGGTTTCCTGAGATTCCCTTTGGTCTGCAATGGCTTTTACTTAGTAGTCACTGGGCTCTTGGACAAGAGCTGCCTTGTGGGATGAACACCCTGTGTAAACCTTTGTGTGTACCCAACAACCTAGAAGATGAAGCCCAATATACACATTTGTCTTTGACTTAGCAAGAACACTTAATCTAATTTCTCTCGCGTTAGGGACGTGATGCCACAACAGCACTGTGAACACTCTCAACACATTCTTTATCAAGGATGTAAGCCCAAAAATAAAAGCCTTCCAGTGAGACAACTCTACTCAGAACTCCACTTTTATTTGGAGACAGATTTCTTTAAAATTGCTTGAATAATCAATATCAAATAATATGGTTGCTTGGCACACAAAGTATTGTAATTAGAGAAAACTGATAAAATTACAAAATGTCCACTCATTCCGCTCGCTCCCACACACAATACTTTGCTTCACATAAATGCACATTCACTCgtactctctgtcacacacacacacacacacacacacacacacacatcagttccTGTTTGTGCAGTTCTAGTGGTGTCGTGCTCCTTTGAAGTGAGCTTGGATCTGCTCTAGTGATTTGCCTTTGGTCTCGGGCACAAAGAAGATTGTGAAAAAGACGTTCAGAGCACACATGCCTGAGAACAGCCAGAACGTCCCAGCAGAGGTCAGCACGTCCTGAAAGCCATTAGAGAGAGAGTCAAAGCGAGACTACCACAGTATCATCAACCATAGTGGCATTTTAACTACACAGTTTAGTGATAAACCTGAGTATGTTGACTCATAGTTTccgcagggatggattactgcacgggcctaccgggcccaggggcccaaggggtcagggggccctgaagcccaagcctttgcattgaatcattgcctcaatatcaacaaatcaggatgaaggctatgaatctgattaaatttagtattggccatccccaaaatgcaccagaatacaggaaatcacataaaaaaaaatgtaaacatttctgggggaaggacccccaaccccccccccccccccctcccacatatacaacaataagtggggggcccttaatacatctgggcccaggggcccgaatgttcataatccgcccatgtaaGTGGTAAACCTGCAATCTGCAGCTCATATCTAATAGCAATGCAATGTCTTGATAAAAGTGTGAATATCTACAGAATGCACTGGTCGCCTTGAACTTGAGTAATTCATAATGTGGATGTAATGCAATTACAATACCTACTGAGTAAGCTGCTAGATGGCTATTTCTACCCAAAACAAAAGATATGTTTCAGAATATGCCAGAATTTTCCACATACCATGAGATTGTGAAAGGTCTTGGTGACGATGAATGCAGACCCCCAGTTGGTCAGCACGCACATAGAGCTTCCCAACCCCCTCCCTCGCGTGGGGAAGATCTCCGACATCACCAACCAGGGTGTGGGGCCCCAGCCAAGAGCAaagcctgggggggggggggggggacatcaTGCCATTCGGGTTTACCATCATTGATCACGGATTCAGTATCAGCTTGTGTTATCAATAGAGCTAAGTGCAAATAACTTGTCTCTGCGGTGGCTCTGACATAATCGCTGAAAAAAAGGCTTTGTCTAGCAGAGTTAATCTTGTTTTGCAGCAGCCGTGTTCCATTAAGAGACTGCGCTGCTTTGGAGTGGAGCCCAGGATGAGGGAATTGGCGACACCACTCCCTGTAATTTGTCTGTGAGAATGATCAGAGGGAAACATTACACAAGTAACCTTAATGTATGAACAAGGCAGCAACTGAGTCTTTTGTGCTAAACATGGGAGCTCTGTTGTCTGAACAAAGACATGTAGTGAAAACATGCAGTTTAGAACATGAATGATACCTAGATACTCTCTCATTCATTTATCTTGCTGACTTTTTTGATTGATTAATGGCACTTCAAGTCACCTGCACCAGAGAGATGTAATCTGTTAAGTATTACTGTACAGGGGACGGTCATGGGACAGATCACATCTCTCACGAGGCTGCAAGAGCAGATGACTGCAGTGTATGCTTAACCTTGGCTTGTTGCTGGCAAAAATGCAATAAACAGGATATGCAAGTATTTCCTGCCAAAACTCTCCTGTAATTGGCTTTTCAATTACACTTCAAGGAAGGTCAATCATATGTTTCTTCACAGTTTGGAAATGCTGATCTGAAACGATGCCATTCATCATCAGACTGTCGCATCATCGTCCTGTGATTCACTGGTTAACATTTCAGACCACAGTGTAGGTGATATTCTGGAAAGCTGATCAGGACCCAGAAGGAACCCTTTTATATGGTCGTTCCAAAGGACTGTGGATGGAAGTAGAGAGATGCTCTGAAAATAACTAGTCTGATATAGACTGGAATGGATGGTAAGGGTGTTTGTCTCCACACACAAATAGCCAGACAAGAAAATTAAGTTAACCAGCCCGGCCATGTCAAATTCTTACAGAAGGAGGGTGGGCCCCTCACACTGTACTTTGACCTCATAAAACTCAACTGTAAGTGACTGTAACTGAgagtaatgaaaataaacagcaTTCAAGGGAAGCGACTTGGCATCACCTATGCGGTTACATAATTGTCTAAGTTGTCTGCTGGGGCTGGGCTTCTAACTCGAGTCACCAGATGTTGCTTTGTGGTGCCTCGGCTGGCATCACGAGGTTGTTAATGCAGTGGCCATTCCAGGAATCATGTGATCTGACCATCAACAGTCCGAGGGAGTGAAGGTCCAGAAACTACTAGTCACTGTACAGAGATGAGCTTGGGTCACACTTAAGTTAGCCTAGCTACATCACAGCCTACTACAAACAACCAAAACACCATGACCAGAACTCTTTCAAATGAAGAGGCTTTTGTATTGCTAAATTATTAATTATTTCATATATGGCCGTTGAACTCAAAGGTTTGTACTTGACCAGTGCATAGGTTAAAATTATTTGTACATTTCTGGCAATTTTTCAATTGTATTCAATAACTGAATGGATGACTCTCCAGTCCCTTACCTGTGATAAAGAGGCCCATGCTGACCAACGCCAGCCACGCCAGGTCAGGTTGAGGGGCCAGGCTGACAGGACCTGGCGTTTCCATGGCGACCTGGGCACTGCTGTGATTTGGGCTTGAGAGCCAGAAGTAGACTCCGAACATCGCAGTGCTGATGGTCATGGCAACACCTTACCACAGAGACAAAAAATACAAGCAGTTGAATTATGTGAAATACTGAAACATCCACAGAAGACTGCAAAAACACTTTTTGGATATGGGACAAAACAAACTAGAGATGCATTAGACTCATGTTTGCATTAGATTAGAAGCGTGGCTACACCTACAGTTCTCATTCATACAGAAGGTAATGAGCCTATTTCACAGTGTTCAGGTGTCCGGCCTCGTTGATGTTAATGATGCCTTAATTGGCAGGGTAAAATGTCTTcctgcttttgtctttcctgtggACTTTTTTCTTTTGCCGTCTATGGGACAGTGCcccatcttgtgaaatgggTTAATTAGATACGGGATGAGTGACCAGAGTGTCTACATGCATGGTGTCAGTTTAGAGGTATCAGTGTACCTGAGACGATGAGGAGGATTTTCCTGCCTGCCCTGTCCATCAGCAGAGCCGCCACGGCTGTGAAGACCACCTGGATTGCGGCTACTATCACTGAGGCAACATCGCTGTTCTGAAACAGCAAATGGACAAAGTGTCAAAATTATGAAAAAATTACTAACCAACGTCAGCGAATGACATTCACAGAGAGTGTACGTTACAATctatacatatacacaaaacCAATCTATACCTTGAAATGGGCCTTTTCGAAAATGGACTCGGCATAGAACATGATGGCATTGATGCCTGTGAGCTGCTGAAAGAGCATCATGACGATCCCGATACCCATGGGCTTGTAAATGACCGGGTCTTTCAGATCTGACCATCCCAAACTACCTCCCTGcacaaaaatgtgaaaatggtCATAAGCAGATCTAAAACAGTAGTTAAAAATGTAGTTACAGTGAAAATGCAGATCACATGAAGGGAGTGAAGGTCCAGAAACTACTAGTCACTGTACAGAGATGAGCTTGGGTCACACTTAAGTTAGCCTAGCTACATCACAGCCTACTACAGTACAAACAGCATGCAATTGAAGCAGATACCACTGGAATCATGTGACTGGTTTTGCTATGCTTTGGTCATGCAAAGTAAGCACGATGACAGACTGACAGATGGTCTGGTGCCGGTCCTCACAGGTCCCCTTCAAGACTCCGAGCAGGAACAAGAAGCATACAGAGGCAGAAAATggtacaatgtgtgtgtatgtgtgtgtgtagtgaaaaATGGATGGAATGATGTGTTTTGAGGAGTGATGAATGAATGGACGTAAGTATGAATGGGAGGATATATGAGTGAGAGCCTGCATTCCTGTTTGGATGTTATTGTGTAGACTTGTAGACTATTGTGTCTCTCTCTAGTAGCATACTTCTCCTTTGTGTAAATGGACTCAAATCATATTCTTTATAACATGCATACTTGTAACTGTGATCTGATTTCACTAATTGCCATCTAATTTCACAGCTACCGTTTGTTTACAGGCGGCAGCCTCACCTGATCTTGCATAGCGCCCTCTATCCTGGCACACTCTTCCTCAGGTGAGGCATCTGGCCCTCGCAGGAACCGCAGGGCCTCCTGGGCCTCGGCCCTCCTGCCCTGGGATAACAGGAAGTGAGGCGTTTCTGGCATGAAGCACATCAGCACCAGCATCAGAGCCGGTGGAACCGAGGAGGTGACCGCCAGCCATCGCCAGCCCAGGAACAAGCCtgacagagtgggagagagggaagagggacaGTCAaaccagtggaagaacaaatcAAAGCCATCACAGACTGGGAATTGGGAAAAGATAGCTATGGCTACGTGACATACAATGTCAACAGTGAAGTGCTTTTTATACAACACATGACCTGTTTGGGTGTGTACACAGAAAAGTCGCTCTTAGTCTCTGGACACACTAATTATTGCAATGTCATGGCAGCTGATCTAAAACAGCTCGAGGGAGGACTGCCAGACTCAAGGCTAGCAGAAGCCATATTTCAATTAAACTGAAGTAGTTTACAGCACACA includes the following:
- the sgsm1a gene encoding small G protein signaling modulator 1 isoform X6; translation: MATAIAEAETRQRLLRTVKKEVKQIMEEAVTRKFVHEDSSHIVSFCAAVEACVLHGLKRRAAGFLRSNKVAALFTKVAKSFAPAEELCRKAQEMEQVIDSKRSQTLPHQDSTRKLPRLPSLSPQGFKHLWIRTALIEKVLDKIVLYLVENSSKFYEKEAIMMDPVDGHILASLLVGPCALEYTKMKTADHFWTDPSADELLQRHRIHSGHCRQDSPTKRPALCIQKRHSSSSIDERPSPSPSARDYVESLHQNNRATLLFGKNNVLVQPRDDMEAIPGYLSLHQTADVMTLKWTPNQLMNGSMGDLEYERSVYWDYAMTIPLEEIVYLHCHQQVDSGGTVVLVSQDGIQRPPLRFPRGGHLLQFLSCLENGLLPHGQLDPPLWSQRGKGKVFPRLRKRGAQGSYDSISDKEEDEATDYVFRILFPNSQSEFAPPPELMDQAASMWQPTPRKSSCSSCSQGSFSEGGPPNGCNHERAPLKLLCDNMKYQIISRAFYGWLAYCRHLSTVRTHLSALVNHAIVDPDAPCDAYAGLTADVWQSFLQDCSSYEETELLRLVYYGGVEPSLRKEVWPFLLGHYQFGMSVAQRKEVDEQVRLCYEQTMSEWQGCEAIVKQREREQHAAALAKCSSGASIDSTSQKLLHRDSTLSNESSQSCSSDRQSNARLQSDSSSSTQVFESVEEVEQIETEPRVDEPIKQVPKVPNGALQNGTSSPDSGHPSSRNFSVASALSDSLSTEDSGVHEPGPRSTSAAQPMAALAPLGSSVGAEAETQLSESEEQVQESQRAAKGKETVKEEKEEADMTSDEGKVVEMEDSDAKSKETKKEEGSKVKDSAMERKALVTQERKIESVKEEAEEPKAVEDIEYIKEQAEEPKAVEEKESVKEEVEEPNAVEEKESLKEDAEKPKAVEELAKPAETEREREREGSMTADTGAEVTVTETGEHKDPMEATGTMDLSSEQGDVTVESRIKDERTSELEKNAPIQEDEILTGTSTETKQDMTLETANETEEDVSSVAEDFEIKEDKTSDAEKEMISEREETCIPIKTEAESLESKSVDTEVTGIKEDTPLITVSREDGEPVEVREASKLTTKTAVDDTENKMPAAQDNADSRGDMATSCEAKSDSDGDASILKEAIGTREGTMSDSPKSDREEQEMTSGVVTGKPKGAVTKESLGACDEKAIREDVEETKDAGMSESTPPPLELPAPASVAKAAASRVLEVVRSRQPEVTPAAPDSDDSPTAIEMEDIPMARVPKASWEAKPTSEGTEHQAEGSDVVALALRMEEGRQHSPEGTASALREEREMESFYPPFDSLTVSAEKTAATSPVSSIGTTYSQELLDMYTLNLHRIDKDVQRCDRNYWYFTPANLEKLRNIMCSYIWQHLEIGYVQGMCDLLAPLLVILDDEALAYSCFTELMKRMNQNFPHGGAMDTHFANMRSLIQILDSELFELMHQNGDYTHFYFCYRWFLLDFKRELVYDDVFSVWETIWAAKYVSSSHFVLFIALALVEIYRDIILENNMDFTDIIKFFNEMAEHHNIKQILTLARDLVCQVQTLIENK